The proteins below are encoded in one region of Defluviitalea raffinosedens:
- the polC gene encoding DNA polymerase III subunit alpha, with the protein MRRISEIFNDYPSSGNINTAILEEVIIRKDTKALEMKINAFNYIGKREIDYFNKFIRKRFALNDSKVIVRYMIGENKKPLKEELKNIIVSMGDEHPVLKAIIDNYDVEIGDNVIKFNIGIPLSHFLYSMGYDKKINQEIKSLYGKEYKIDFIDQVSKEELKRLSEDHQAKTLQIIKEQMTQTSGNNISNTPAESAGTKEDPALILGRNSKIKDPIIKIVDITPDEGRIAIEGEIFNLDSKELKSGKILISFDLYDGSSSMTCKAFCKPESGEEVLSRLKKAKGVRVAGNSGYSSFSGEIELVAHTIVETEGLKKNKRVDNAEKKRVELHVHTQMSQMDATSSATDLIKRAMSWGMKSIAITDHGVVQAFPEAHKLLGRDNPDMKVLYGVEAYLAPDKKPSVVNDKGQGLDTIYCVLDLETTGFSPKTEKITEIGIMKLKDGKVIDKFSCFVNPEKPIPPRVVEVTNITDDMVKDAETIDKVFPKILEFLEDSVLVAHNASFDIRFLKHNAKVLGYDFDFTYIDTLTLAHELFPDFKSYKLGKIAKNLGIKVEVAHRALDDVDTTVKVFNIMLDMLKEKGVRTLADIEKVYADDEQIKKEEYKKLKTYHAIILAKNYTGLKNLYRLVSYSHIDYFYKKPRILKSMYKKYSEGLILGSGCSEGELYQAILQGKSDEEIEEIARDYDYLEIQPLGNNEYLIREGQVESVETLKEINRQIVELGERLNKPVVATGDVHFLDPEDEIYRRILEAGQGYKDADKQPPLYLRTTEEMLDEFSYLGPEKAYEVVVTNTNKIADMCEQISPISPEKCPPHIEGCEQTIKDIAYGKAHELYGDPLPEIVQQRLDKELDSIIKNGFSVMYIIAQKLVWKSNEDGYLVGSRGSVGSSFVAYMTGITEVNALPPHYRCPKCKYSDFTDYGFKNGFDLPDKQCPVCGEMLAKDGIDIPFETFLGFNGDKEPDIDLNFSGEYQARAHKYTEVIFGKGTTFKAGTIGTIAEKTAFGYVKKYFEEKNMKVNKAEVFRLSKGCTGIKRTTGQHPGGIIVVPKGREIFEFCPIQHPADDPDSDIITTHFDYHSIDQNLLKLDILGHDDPTVIRMLQDLTGVDPLTIPMDDKATMSIFSSTEALGVTPEQINSKVGTFGIPEFGTKFVRGMLLDTMPKQFADLICISGLSHGTDVWLGNAKDLIDQGIVTLSEAVCTRDDIMIYLIKKGLPPNTAFKIMETVRKGKALKDPKWPEYEQMMREHDVPEWYIESCRKIKYMFPKAHAAAYVMMAFRIAWFKVHMPKAYYAAYFTIRAKAFDAEYMIYGKEKVKAKMKEIEDLGNQATPKDKDMYEDLELVLEMYERGITFLPIDLYKSHATKFLIEGDALRPPLNSISGMGNIAAESIYNAAQEKPFSSIEDLKKRAKIGNAGIELLKKFGCLEGIPESNQMSFFDMM; encoded by the coding sequence ATGAGAAGAATAAGTGAGATTTTTAATGACTATCCGTCCAGTGGCAATATTAATACTGCCATTCTTGAAGAGGTTATCATAAGGAAAGATACAAAGGCTTTGGAAATGAAAATCAATGCGTTTAATTATATTGGAAAAAGAGAAATCGATTATTTTAATAAATTCATCAGAAAAAGATTTGCATTAAACGATTCCAAAGTCATTGTAAGATACATGATCGGAGAAAACAAAAAACCTCTCAAGGAGGAGTTAAAAAACATTATTGTTTCCATGGGAGACGAACATCCTGTTTTAAAAGCAATCATTGACAATTATGATGTTGAAATTGGTGACAATGTCATAAAATTTAATATTGGCATTCCACTGTCCCATTTTTTATATTCGATGGGCTATGACAAAAAAATTAATCAGGAGATTAAATCCCTATATGGTAAAGAATATAAGATTGACTTCATTGACCAAGTAAGTAAAGAAGAGTTAAAACGCCTTAGTGAAGACCATCAGGCTAAGACGCTGCAAATCATTAAAGAGCAAATGACACAAACCTCAGGCAATAATATTTCTAACACGCCTGCTGAGTCTGCAGGTACAAAAGAAGACCCCGCTTTGATTCTTGGACGAAACTCTAAAATTAAAGATCCAATAATAAAAATTGTTGACATTACCCCTGATGAAGGACGAATCGCTATAGAAGGGGAAATATTCAATCTGGACTCCAAAGAACTGAAAAGTGGAAAGATCCTTATTTCTTTCGATTTATATGATGGTTCCAGTTCCATGACCTGTAAGGCATTTTGCAAACCTGAATCAGGAGAAGAAGTATTATCAAGACTTAAGAAAGCCAAAGGTGTTCGAGTTGCCGGAAATTCAGGTTACAGCAGTTTCTCCGGAGAAATTGAGCTGGTTGCCCATACCATAGTGGAAACAGAAGGATTAAAGAAGAATAAAAGAGTGGACAATGCAGAGAAGAAGCGGGTAGAACTGCATGTACATACCCAAATGAGCCAAATGGATGCTACAAGCAGCGCTACCGATTTGATTAAACGAGCCATGAGCTGGGGTATGAAATCCATTGCCATAACAGACCATGGAGTTGTACAGGCCTTTCCCGAAGCCCATAAGCTTTTAGGAAGGGACAATCCTGACATGAAGGTGCTTTATGGAGTAGAAGCTTATCTTGCACCGGATAAGAAACCTTCTGTAGTAAATGACAAAGGACAAGGCCTGGATACCATTTACTGTGTACTGGACTTGGAAACCACAGGATTCTCACCCAAAACTGAAAAGATCACTGAGATAGGGATCATGAAGTTAAAAGACGGCAAAGTTATCGACAAATTTAGCTGTTTTGTTAATCCTGAGAAGCCAATTCCGCCAAGAGTAGTGGAAGTTACCAATATTACAGATGATATGGTAAAGGACGCAGAAACCATAGACAAAGTATTCCCGAAAATTCTGGAGTTTTTAGAGGATAGTGTTTTGGTTGCCCATAATGCTTCCTTTGACATAAGATTTTTAAAACACAATGCAAAGGTTTTAGGATACGACTTTGATTTTACATACATCGATACATTAACCTTAGCCCATGAACTTTTCCCAGATTTTAAATCCTATAAACTGGGGAAAATCGCAAAAAATCTGGGGATTAAAGTAGAGGTTGCCCACAGAGCTTTGGATGACGTAGATACAACGGTTAAAGTATTTAATATCATGCTGGACATGCTAAAGGAGAAAGGGGTAAGAACCCTTGCAGATATAGAGAAAGTCTATGCTGATGATGAGCAGATCAAAAAAGAAGAGTATAAAAAGCTTAAAACTTATCATGCAATTATTTTAGCAAAAAATTACACGGGCTTAAAAAATCTGTACAGGCTTGTTTCCTATTCTCATATAGATTATTTCTATAAAAAGCCTCGTATTTTAAAAAGCATGTATAAAAAATATTCTGAAGGATTAATCCTTGGCAGTGGATGCAGTGAAGGAGAACTTTATCAGGCAATCCTCCAGGGAAAATCCGATGAGGAGATAGAAGAAATTGCCCGGGATTATGATTATTTGGAAATTCAGCCTTTAGGGAATAATGAGTATCTGATCAGAGAAGGCCAGGTAGAAAGCGTAGAAACCCTAAAAGAAATCAATCGTCAAATTGTAGAACTGGGAGAAAGATTAAATAAACCGGTGGTGGCCACAGGGGATGTGCATTTCCTAGATCCGGAAGATGAAATCTATAGACGTATCCTGGAAGCAGGCCAAGGATATAAAGACGCAGATAAACAACCGCCTCTGTATTTAAGAACTACCGAAGAGATGTTGGACGAATTTTCATATTTAGGCCCTGAAAAAGCTTATGAAGTTGTGGTTACCAATACCAATAAAATTGCGGATATGTGCGAGCAGATCAGTCCGATTTCTCCAGAAAAATGTCCTCCTCATATAGAGGGGTGTGAGCAAACCATTAAAGACATTGCCTATGGAAAGGCCCATGAATTATATGGAGACCCTCTGCCGGAAATCGTCCAGCAAAGATTGGATAAAGAGTTGGATTCCATTATCAAAAATGGGTTTTCGGTAATGTATATTATTGCACAGAAGCTGGTATGGAAGTCCAATGAGGATGGATATCTGGTTGGTTCCAGAGGTTCTGTCGGTTCTTCATTTGTAGCCTATATGACTGGCATAACAGAAGTAAATGCCCTGCCGCCTCATTATAGATGCCCGAAATGTAAGTATTCAGACTTTACTGATTATGGATTTAAAAATGGTTTTGACCTTCCAGACAAGCAGTGTCCCGTTTGCGGAGAAATGCTGGCGAAAGACGGAATAGATATTCCTTTTGAAACTTTCTTAGGATTTAATGGGGATAAGGAGCCGGATATAGACCTGAACTTCTCTGGGGAATATCAGGCAAGAGCCCATAAATATACGGAAGTGATTTTTGGAAAAGGGACAACCTTTAAAGCGGGTACCATTGGTACCATAGCAGAAAAAACTGCTTTCGGCTATGTAAAAAAGTATTTTGAAGAAAAGAATATGAAGGTTAATAAGGCTGAAGTATTCAGGCTTTCAAAAGGGTGTACCGGTATCAAAAGAACCACTGGACAGCATCCGGGAGGAATTATTGTTGTTCCCAAAGGAAGAGAGATTTTCGAATTCTGTCCTATACAACATCCTGCTGATGATCCGGATTCAGATATCATCACTACCCATTTTGATTATCACTCCATTGATCAGAACTTGTTAAAGTTAGATATACTGGGACACGATGACCCGACGGTAATCAGAATGCTGCAGGATTTGACCGGTGTAGACCCCTTAACCATTCCTATGGATGATAAAGCGACGATGTCCATCTTTTCATCCACTGAAGCCTTAGGAGTAACCCCTGAGCAGATTAATTCAAAGGTAGGGACTTTTGGAATTCCTGAATTTGGTACAAAGTTCGTAAGAGGAATGCTTCTTGATACCATGCCTAAGCAATTCGCTGATTTAATCTGCATATCAGGGCTTTCCCACGGTACTGATGTATGGCTGGGAAATGCAAAGGATTTAATCGATCAGGGTATCGTGACGCTAAGTGAAGCAGTATGTACCAGAGACGATATTATGATTTATCTGATCAAAAAAGGCCTCCCTCCAAACACTGCTTTTAAGATCATGGAAACCGTTCGTAAAGGAAAGGCCCTAAAAGATCCTAAGTGGCCAGAATATGAACAGATGATGAGGGAACATGATGTGCCTGAATGGTACATAGAATCCTGTAGAAAAATAAAGTATATGTTCCCTAAAGCCCATGCTGCGGCATATGTCATGATGGCTTTTAGAATCGCGTGGTTTAAGGTTCATATGCCCAAGGCTTATTATGCTGCATATTTCACCATAAGAGCGAAGGCTTTTGATGCTGAATATATGATCTATGGGAAAGAAAAAGTTAAAGCAAAAATGAAAGAAATTGAAGACCTCGGTAATCAGGCGACTCCAAAAGATAAGGACATGTATGAAGATTTGGAACTGGTACTGGAAATGTACGAAAGGGGTATAACATTTCTTCCAATTGATTTATACAAATCCCATGCTACGAAATTTTTAATAGAAGGAGATGCCCTAAGACCTCCTCTTAACAGTATATCCGGTATGGGAAACATCGCTGCGGAAAGCATATACAATGCAGCTCAGGAAAAACCCTTCAGTTCCATAGAAGATTTGAAAAAGCGAGCTAAAATCGGAAATGCAGGCATTGAATTGCTTAAGAAATTCGGATGTCTGGAAGGCATTCCGGAAAGCAACCAAATGAGCTTTTTTGACATGATGTAA
- a CDS encoding metal-dependent transcriptional regulator, with translation MNQIDGRRINTMLSPSLQDYLEEMYRLSTKIDEIRVSDIAQILDVSLPSVVKALHKLSNRGYVVYQPYESIKLTEKGIYEGRFLVQRNQLLKDFLTVLNTSSDIDKEAESMEHYLSFSTIQAIEKFVHFMKENPDVQRRYDEFYKMQKEEYLFSDQPR, from the coding sequence GTGAACCAAATAGATGGGAGAAGGATCAATACTATGCTGTCCCCGAGTTTACAAGACTATTTAGAAGAAATGTATAGATTGTCTACAAAGATTGATGAGATTCGTGTTTCCGATATCGCACAGATCTTAGATGTATCTTTACCCTCTGTAGTCAAGGCTTTACATAAATTAAGCAATAGAGGATATGTGGTCTATCAGCCCTATGAATCCATTAAATTAACTGAAAAAGGAATTTATGAAGGAAGGTTTTTGGTTCAAAGAAATCAGTTGCTGAAGGATTTTTTGACTGTATTGAATACCTCTTCAGACATTGACAAAGAAGCAGAATCTATGGAACATTATTTGTCTTTTTCAACCATACAGGCCATAGAAAAATTTGTTCATTTTATGAAGGAAAACCCTGATGTTCAAAGGAGATATGATGAGTTTTACAAAATGCAAAAAGAAGAATATTTATTTTCAGATCAACCAAGATAA
- a CDS encoding DegV family protein, whose product MSDFVILSDSSCDLPDSLLKEYNIELIPYYVSFDQTTYYKEREEITLENFYHILRNQNVFPKTSLPSVDDYMKTFIKYIQDHKNIICFCLTSKFSGSYQAAVNAKNILEEEYPEAKIEVINSIQATAGQGLIVLQAAKMKKAGYSMEDIIKNIEVLKETARITFFVDTLEYLEKGGRIGKVSALIGGVLNFKPLIVVKDGELNPYGKIRGRKKALRKIIEMAEEIVQNNFDSYEFCIAEGDCIEEAEALKSMLEEEWNIKIDLPFFKIGTTIGTNTGPDTIGICFIKKYDHI is encoded by the coding sequence ATGTCTGATTTTGTGATTTTGTCTGACAGCTCCTGTGATCTGCCAGATTCTTTGCTCAAAGAATATAATATAGAACTCATTCCATATTATGTATCTTTTGATCAAACCACGTATTACAAAGAGAGAGAAGAAATAACGCTTGAAAATTTTTACCATATACTGCGAAATCAAAATGTTTTTCCTAAAACCTCCTTACCTTCTGTAGACGATTATATGAAAACTTTTATAAAGTATATCCAAGATCATAAAAATATTATTTGCTTTTGTCTCACATCTAAATTCAGCGGTTCATATCAAGCGGCCGTCAATGCTAAAAATATTCTTGAAGAAGAATACCCAGAAGCAAAGATAGAAGTCATTAACTCTATTCAGGCCACTGCCGGACAAGGGCTAATCGTTCTTCAGGCAGCTAAAATGAAAAAAGCTGGATATTCTATGGAAGACATAATAAAGAATATCGAAGTTTTAAAAGAAACCGCCAGAATTACCTTCTTTGTAGATACTCTCGAATATCTGGAAAAAGGAGGGCGTATAGGAAAAGTAAGTGCACTCATTGGAGGCGTTCTCAATTTTAAACCTCTTATTGTGGTAAAAGACGGAGAGCTAAACCCCTATGGCAAAATCCGGGGAAGAAAAAAAGCACTTAGAAAAATCATAGAAATGGCAGAAGAAATTGTTCAAAATAATTTTGACAGTTATGAATTCTGCATTGCTGAAGGGGATTGTATTGAAGAAGCAGAAGCGCTTAAAAGTATGCTGGAAGAAGAATGGAATATTAAAATAGACCTTCCATTCTTTAAAATAGGCACAACCATCGGAACCAATACGGGACCCGATACCATAGGCATTTGCTTTATCAAAAAATATGACCACATATAA
- the rpsD gene encoding 30S ribosomal protein S4 has protein sequence MARMRQPRFKLCRRLGLNVIGHPKAMNRAGNGQSRADKKLSYYGMQLLEKQRLKAYYGVLEKQFGKYVDQAIKSKDVSGDALVKILERRLDNLVYRMGFGSTLSQARQMVSHGHITVNGKKVNIPSYIVNVGDRIELKEKSRGIQLFADNFKANKDFSLPYISKDTDNFSGTLVSIPNREDIPIQIDTQLIIEWYSK, from the coding sequence ATGGCAAGAATGAGACAGCCCCGTTTTAAGCTTTGCAGACGCTTAGGATTAAATGTAATCGGGCATCCCAAGGCAATGAATCGGGCAGGAAATGGACAAAGCAGAGCAGATAAGAAGTTATCTTACTATGGAATGCAGCTTTTAGAAAAACAAAGATTAAAGGCTTATTACGGTGTATTGGAAAAGCAATTCGGTAAGTATGTTGACCAGGCCATTAAAAGCAAAGATGTATCCGGAGATGCGTTGGTTAAAATCCTTGAACGCAGACTGGATAATTTAGTATATCGTATGGGATTTGGAAGTACTCTAAGTCAGGCAAGACAAATGGTCAGTCATGGGCATATTACTGTCAACGGCAAAAAGGTGAATATTCCTTCTTATATTGTGAATGTCGGTGACAGAATAGAATTAAAAGAAAAATCCCGTGGCATACAGTTATTTGCAGATAACTTTAAAGCCAATAAAGACTTCAGTCTTCCATATATCTCAAAAGATACAGACAATTTCTCAGGGACATTGGTCTCAATTCCCAATCGTGAAGATATTCCTATTCAAATTGATACTCAGTTAATCATTGAATGGTATTCAAAATAG
- a CDS encoding MalY/PatB family protein, whose product MNYNFDEIIDRKNTNSIKYDFAVERGMPEDVIPLWVADMDFKTPPAVIEALVKTAQHGIFGYSDNKKEYFEAVCNWYSTRFNWRVQKEWIVKTPGVVFGIAAAVRALTEKGDAVMIQQPVYYPFSELILTNGRQLINNPLVYKEGKYYMDFNDFEEKIKEYKVKLFILCSPHNPVGRVWTKEELTRVGDICLKHNVIVVSDEIHGDFIYKGNEHFVFANLKPEYMNNSIICTAPSKTFNLAGLQVSNIFIPSKELRKKFKEELRRTGYSQVNTMGLVACQAAYEHGTEWLEALKDYLKGNLDFIREFLAERLPQIKLVEPEGTYLVWLDCKGLNLSEAELEHLIISKAKLWLDGGTMFGREGEGFQRINIACPRVILEKAFLQLEKAIKEYVR is encoded by the coding sequence ATGAATTATAATTTCGATGAAATCATAGACCGAAAAAATACCAATTCCATAAAATATGATTTTGCCGTAGAAAGAGGCATGCCTGAAGATGTTATTCCCCTTTGGGTGGCCGATATGGATTTTAAGACCCCTCCTGCCGTCATTGAGGCTCTTGTAAAAACAGCACAGCATGGGATTTTTGGATATTCTGATAATAAGAAAGAATATTTTGAGGCAGTCTGTAATTGGTATAGCACCAGATTTAACTGGAGGGTGCAAAAGGAATGGATTGTAAAAACCCCTGGTGTGGTGTTTGGAATAGCTGCTGCAGTTCGGGCACTTACTGAAAAAGGGGATGCGGTGATGATTCAGCAGCCTGTGTATTATCCTTTTTCTGAATTAATTCTGACAAATGGACGCCAGCTGATTAACAATCCCCTTGTTTATAAAGAGGGGAAATATTATATGGACTTTAATGATTTTGAAGAGAAAATTAAAGAGTATAAAGTTAAATTATTTATACTTTGCAGCCCTCATAATCCTGTGGGAAGGGTTTGGACGAAAGAAGAGTTAACTCGTGTTGGAGATATTTGCCTGAAACATAATGTAATTGTTGTGTCTGATGAAATTCATGGAGATTTCATTTATAAAGGAAATGAACATTTTGTTTTTGCTAATTTGAAGCCGGAATACATGAACAATTCGATTATATGTACAGCTCCAAGTAAAACCTTTAATCTGGCAGGATTACAGGTTTCCAATATATTTATACCCAGTAAAGAGCTTAGAAAGAAATTTAAAGAAGAACTTAGACGTACTGGTTATAGTCAAGTGAATACCATGGGACTTGTTGCCTGTCAGGCTGCTTATGAACATGGAACAGAGTGGCTGGAGGCATTAAAAGACTATTTGAAAGGCAATTTAGACTTTATCAGAGAGTTTCTTGCAGAACGTTTGCCACAAATTAAGCTGGTAGAACCTGAAGGAACATATCTGGTTTGGCTGGATTGTAAGGGTCTCAATTTAAGTGAAGCCGAACTTGAACACTTGATTATAAGCAAAGCTAAACTTTGGCTGGATGGCGGTACCATGTTTGGAAGAGAAGGAGAAGGGTTTCAACGGATCAACATTGCTTGTCCCAGAGTGATCTTAGAAAAAGCCTTTTTACAGCTGGAAAAAGCCATAAAAGAATATGTTCGATAG
- a CDS encoding trans-sulfuration enzyme family protein produces the protein MDLTTLCVHGAEDNTHCTGSVTVPIYQAATFAHPGVGESTGYDYSRLQNPTREQVEKIIAKLEKGVDALAFSSGMAATTALMELFKIGDHIIVSDDLYGGSHRLFHYISMKNGLFFSFVNTSNISEVIKHIRKETKAIYIETPTNPMMQVTDIAAISKIAKENNLLLIVDNTFLTPYFQNPIDLGADIVLHSGTKYLSGHNDTLSGFLVVRTEELSEKLRFIYKTTGACLSPFDSWLMIRGIKTLAVRMEKQQENAIALANWLCKHPKVQDVYYVGLPTHPDYEISRRQARGFGAMISFKVDSEQTARQILSRVKLILYAESLGGVETLITYPMLQTHADVPQEEREAKGIDERLLRLSVGIEKIDELILDLEQALCQDKLEIYGCD, from the coding sequence ATGGATCTTACGACGCTTTGTGTACATGGAGCTGAAGATAATACCCACTGTACCGGCTCTGTAACAGTACCTATTTATCAGGCAGCCACATTTGCCCATCCTGGTGTTGGAGAAAGCACGGGCTATGATTATTCCCGGCTGCAAAATCCAACAAGAGAACAGGTGGAAAAAATCATAGCAAAACTTGAAAAAGGAGTAGACGCTCTGGCTTTTTCCAGTGGTATGGCGGCTACAACTGCTTTAATGGAGCTTTTTAAAATAGGCGATCATATTATTGTTTCAGATGATTTATATGGAGGATCTCACAGACTTTTTCATTATATTTCAATGAAAAATGGCCTGTTTTTTAGTTTTGTAAATACTTCTAACATTTCTGAAGTCATCAAGCATATCAGAAAGGAAACGAAAGCAATTTACATAGAAACTCCAACCAATCCTATGATGCAGGTAACAGATATTGCTGCGATATCTAAAATTGCAAAGGAAAACAATCTGCTTCTGATTGTGGATAATACTTTTTTAACCCCATATTTTCAGAATCCTATTGATCTAGGGGCAGATATTGTTCTTCACAGCGGAACCAAGTATCTTTCAGGGCATAATGATACCCTTTCAGGATTTTTGGTTGTCAGGACGGAAGAACTTTCAGAAAAACTGCGTTTCATTTATAAAACCACAGGGGCATGTCTTTCTCCATTTGACAGTTGGCTTATGATTCGGGGAATCAAAACCCTTGCTGTTAGGATGGAAAAACAGCAGGAAAATGCAATAGCCCTGGCCAATTGGCTTTGTAAGCATCCTAAGGTTCAGGATGTTTACTATGTAGGATTACCGACTCATCCAGATTATGAAATCTCAAGGAGGCAGGCTAGAGGATTCGGAGCAATGATTTCGTTTAAAGTAGATAGCGAGCAGACTGCCAGACAAATACTCAGTCGGGTAAAGCTAATCCTTTATGCGGAAAGTCTTGGAGGAGTAGAAACCTTAATCACATATCCGATGCTGCAAACCCATGCTGATGTTCCTCAGGAAGAACGGGAAGCCAAAGGAATTGATGAAAGATTATTACGTCTGTCAGTAGGAATCGAAAAGATCGATGAACTGATCTTAGATTTGGAGCAGGCATTATGTCAGGATAAATTAGAAATTTACGGTTGCGATTGA
- a CDS encoding D-2-hydroxyacid dehydrogenase, whose product MKILSSINIGESNVELVKKKYPFIEYLMFKNIEEAGEHLEDAEVFVTFGFDTTAYLIEKMKNLKWIQSMSTGIDMLPFEKLKERNILLTNVTGIHGIPIAEYVMAVILNDRIDGFTHYEQQKNKIWKRKMEFEELYGKTIAILGTGTIGKEIARKAKAFDMYTIGVNTSGKPVDYFDKTLPICELNGALSQGDYIVDTLPLTDQTRRILGKEQFASMKSSAYFINIGRGATVDEEALIEALQNHIIRGATLDVFEKEPLSQTSPLWTMKNVYITPHISGLSNMYMNRAFPIFEHNLKTYLEGKEDYINKIDLDKKY is encoded by the coding sequence TTGAAGATCTTATCATCCATTAATATTGGAGAAAGCAATGTAGAACTTGTAAAGAAAAAATATCCTTTTATTGAATATCTTATGTTCAAAAATATTGAGGAAGCAGGAGAGCATTTAGAAGATGCGGAGGTTTTTGTAACTTTTGGTTTTGATACAACTGCATATTTAATTGAAAAGATGAAAAATCTCAAATGGATTCAATCCATGTCAACAGGAATCGATATGCTTCCTTTCGAAAAATTAAAAGAGAGGAATATTCTTTTGACCAATGTTACAGGGATTCATGGAATTCCCATTGCTGAATATGTGATGGCCGTTATTTTAAATGACCGCATTGATGGATTTACACATTATGAACAACAGAAAAATAAGATATGGAAAAGAAAAATGGAGTTTGAAGAACTCTATGGAAAGACTATAGCGATTCTTGGAACAGGTACCATCGGAAAAGAAATAGCACGAAAAGCAAAGGCTTTCGATATGTATACGATTGGTGTGAATACCAGTGGAAAACCTGTGGATTATTTTGATAAAACTCTGCCAATTTGTGAATTAAACGGAGCCTTATCCCAAGGAGATTATATCGTAGATACCCTTCCTTTAACAGACCAAACCCGAAGAATATTGGGCAAAGAGCAATTTGCCAGCATGAAAAGTTCTGCATACTTTATTAATATTGGAAGAGGTGCAACAGTGGATGAGGAAGCACTTATTGAGGCACTTCAAAACCATATCATTAGAGGAGCTACGCTTGATGTATTTGAAAAAGAGCCGCTGTCACAGACTAGTCCTCTTTGGACAATGAAAAATGTATATATTACACCACATATTTCAGGTTTATCCAATATGTATATGAATCGGGCGTTTCCTATTTTTGAACATAATTTAAAAACTTATCTCGAAGGAAAAGAAGATTATATCAATAAAATAGATTTGGATAAAAAATATTGA